Proteins encoded within one genomic window of Acidovorax sp. 107:
- a CDS encoding nucleotide sugar dehydrogenase, translated as MMHQPNIPQKIAVIGLGYVGLPLAVEFGKVLPVIGYDILPQRIHELQSGHDRTRETSVEQLQAARLLQYSANPADLHDCNVFIVTVPTPVDSANRPDLSLLIKASQTVGGAMSKNVLVIYESTVYPGVTEEVCVPVLEQSSGLRFNQDFFCGYSPERVNPGDKINTLTRIRKITSGSTPGAADAIDELYGRIITAGTYKAPSIKVAEAAKVIENTQRDLNIALMNELSVLFDRLNIDTLDVLEAAGSKWNFVPFRPGLVGGHCIGVDPYYLTYKAEQVGYHPQIILAGRRINDTMAGYAARNTIKMMLRAGMDAPRCKVGVLGITFKENCPDIRNSKVVDLVHELQAWGIEVVVADPVASADEVRHEYNLNLGIVDETHPVDALVVAVGHNSYRTLSAVQLRSYCRHPSPVLTDIKSLYDRDELSQAGFTVYRL; from the coding sequence ATGATGCACCAGCCCAACATTCCCCAAAAAATTGCAGTCATTGGCCTGGGCTACGTAGGCCTTCCACTGGCCGTGGAATTTGGGAAAGTGCTCCCTGTCATCGGCTACGACATACTGCCGCAACGCATCCATGAACTTCAGTCCGGGCATGACCGCACGCGTGAAACATCGGTCGAGCAGTTGCAGGCAGCCAGACTGTTGCAATACAGCGCCAACCCGGCGGACCTGCACGATTGCAATGTATTCATTGTCACCGTGCCCACCCCCGTGGATTCGGCCAACCGTCCGGACCTGTCGCTGCTCATCAAAGCAAGCCAGACCGTTGGCGGCGCCATGAGCAAGAATGTCCTGGTGATCTATGAATCCACGGTATATCCAGGCGTCACCGAAGAGGTCTGCGTGCCGGTACTAGAACAGTCGTCCGGACTCCGGTTCAACCAAGACTTCTTTTGCGGTTACAGTCCCGAGCGCGTTAACCCCGGCGACAAGATAAACACCCTCACACGCATTCGGAAGATCACGAGCGGCAGCACGCCGGGAGCTGCAGACGCCATTGATGAACTCTACGGCCGCATCATCACAGCGGGCACCTACAAAGCACCCAGCATCAAGGTAGCAGAGGCGGCCAAAGTCATCGAGAACACACAGCGCGACCTGAACATCGCGCTGATGAACGAGCTTTCTGTGCTTTTCGACCGACTGAATATTGACACGCTGGATGTTCTAGAAGCCGCTGGCAGCAAATGGAACTTTGTTCCCTTCCGCCCTGGTCTAGTCGGCGGCCACTGCATCGGGGTTGACCCGTACTACCTGACCTATAAAGCCGAGCAAGTGGGCTACCACCCGCAAATCATTCTGGCAGGACGCCGCATCAACGACACCATGGCGGGGTACGCTGCGCGCAATACCATCAAGATGATGCTGCGCGCGGGCATGGATGCGCCGCGCTGCAAAGTAGGAGTGCTCGGCATCACCTTCAAAGAGAACTGCCCCGACATCCGCAATAGCAAGGTCGTCGATCTGGTGCACGAGTTGCAGGCCTGGGGCATAGAAGTTGTTGTGGCCGATCCGGTAGCCAGCGCAGACGAAGTGCGTCATGAATACAACCTGAACCTCGGCATTGTGGACGAAACCCACCCCGTGGATGCACTGGTGGTAGCTGTTGGACACAATAGTTATCGCACCTTGAGCGCCGTACAACTGCGCTCCTACTGCCGCCATCCCAGCCCGGTTCTGACGGACATCAAGTCACTGTATGACCGAGACGAGCTGAGTCAAGCGGGATTCACCGTATACCGACTTTGA
- a CDS encoding nucleoside-diphosphate sugar epimerase/dehydratase encodes MLSHILEWPRPAKRLFVAAMDAVMGVFAMWLAFSLRLDTLHWPEGLQWIAYALAPALAFPVLVNQGLYRAIFRYTGITALITTGRAVAIYGAMLLAILLNVQWEGVPRSVGILQPLIFLLLVGASRALGWLWLKGRPGKASSSLLIYGAGSAGAQTAAGLGGVHQYQLQGFVDDDPAKAGRSINGTRVYAPKELPTIVDRFGITDVLLALPSASRQRRREIIQSLRDLPVRIRTLPGLTDLASGKVTVTDFQDLDIEDLLGREPVAANPELLSRNLKDKVILVTGAGGSIGSELCRQIIHEGPSHLLLVDHSEHALYLIHQELQTLRDQGQLRCELLPLLASVVDSVRMADICRLHRPYAIYHAAAYKHVPMVEINAGAGVLNNIFGTLNMVQMALESGTLHFVLVSTDKAVRPTNVMGASKRVAELVLQAIAASRQPPFEEEHLSNGQWQCPTCFSMVRFGNVLGSSGSVIPLFRRQIAAGGPVTVTHPDVTRYFMTIPEAAQLVLQAGAMAESGDLFLLDMGEPIRILELARRMVALSGLTVRDAQHPDADIAVEFTGLRPGEKLYEELLIGDNPLPTAHPRILRAREEHRTWPDLRALLQPLYQAAQSGDEATLKQLLNQIVPGYRSETIISP; translated from the coding sequence CTGCTGAGTCATATTCTTGAGTGGCCACGCCCAGCCAAGCGGCTGTTTGTAGCTGCAATGGACGCGGTCATGGGCGTGTTTGCCATGTGGCTTGCCTTCAGTTTGCGGCTTGACACATTGCATTGGCCCGAGGGACTACAGTGGATTGCGTACGCCCTGGCACCCGCCCTGGCGTTCCCCGTTCTTGTGAATCAAGGACTCTACCGCGCAATCTTTCGGTACACCGGGATCACCGCACTCATTACCACGGGCAGAGCGGTGGCCATCTACGGCGCAATGCTGCTGGCCATCCTCTTGAACGTGCAGTGGGAAGGTGTTCCACGTAGCGTAGGTATCCTACAGCCACTCATCTTCTTGCTATTGGTCGGCGCCAGCCGCGCGCTTGGCTGGCTTTGGCTCAAGGGAAGACCAGGCAAAGCGTCCAGCAGCTTACTGATCTATGGCGCAGGGAGTGCAGGAGCCCAAACTGCAGCGGGGCTTGGTGGCGTACACCAATACCAACTCCAGGGCTTCGTCGACGACGACCCTGCTAAGGCCGGGCGCAGTATCAACGGCACCCGGGTATACGCACCGAAAGAGCTACCGACAATCGTTGATCGATTCGGTATCACCGACGTATTGTTGGCGTTGCCCAGTGCTTCTCGCCAACGCCGCCGCGAAATCATCCAAAGCCTGCGCGATTTGCCTGTGCGGATACGTACGCTGCCAGGCCTGACAGACCTCGCCAGCGGAAAAGTCACCGTCACAGACTTTCAAGACTTGGATATTGAAGACCTGCTGGGCCGTGAACCTGTGGCAGCCAACCCCGAGCTGTTGAGCCGCAACCTAAAAGATAAAGTGATTCTGGTCACTGGAGCCGGGGGAAGCATAGGAAGTGAACTATGCCGCCAGATCATCCACGAAGGTCCATCTCACCTACTGCTGGTGGACCACAGCGAACACGCGCTGTACCTCATCCACCAGGAACTTCAGACGTTGCGCGACCAGGGTCAACTTCGGTGTGAACTACTGCCGCTGCTGGCAAGTGTGGTGGATTCCGTCCGCATGGCCGACATCTGCCGGCTACACCGCCCTTACGCCATCTATCACGCAGCTGCGTACAAGCATGTACCCATGGTCGAGATCAACGCAGGCGCGGGCGTTCTGAACAATATTTTTGGCACGCTCAACATGGTCCAGATGGCTCTGGAGAGCGGCACACTTCACTTCGTACTCGTCTCCACCGACAAAGCTGTTCGCCCCACCAACGTCATGGGAGCAAGCAAGCGTGTTGCTGAGTTGGTTCTGCAGGCTATTGCGGCTAGCCGTCAACCGCCCTTTGAGGAAGAGCACCTGAGCAACGGACAGTGGCAATGTCCCACCTGCTTTTCCATGGTTCGGTTCGGGAACGTGCTGGGTTCGAGCGGCAGCGTGATTCCATTGTTCCGACGCCAAATCGCAGCGGGTGGCCCCGTCACGGTCACGCACCCAGATGTCACACGCTATTTCATGACCATCCCAGAGGCCGCCCAGCTTGTCCTACAGGCCGGCGCCATGGCCGAAAGCGGCGACCTGTTTCTGCTCGATATGGGCGAGCCGATCCGCATCCTGGAGCTGGCTCGGCGTATGGTTGCACTATCAGGCCTGACCGTACGCGACGCGCAACACCCAGACGCAGACATCGCCGTCGAATTCACCGGCCTACGCCCCGGCGAAAAGCTCTACGAAGAATTACTCATCGGCGACAACCCCTTGCCCACCGCACACCCGCGCATCCTGCGGGCGAGGGAAGAGCACCGTACCTGGCCTGATTTACGTGCGCTCCTACAGCCTCTGTACCAGGCAGCGCAAAGTGGCGATGAAGCAACCTTGAAACAATTGTTAAATCAAATCGTGCCCGGCTATCGGTCAGAAACAATAATCAGCCCATGA
- a CDS encoding LON peptidase substrate-binding domain-containing protein, whose protein sequence is MTPPLTLSSLPLFPLGSVLFPDGVLALRVFEVRYLDMVRKCHQAGAPFGVVALTHGQEVRQAGAPEERFNDVGTLAVIEQIDTPQPGLITLLCRGSQRFRITQRHYLPHGLWIADVGHIEKDLPIPVPDDLKKASTALAQVLHTLQLRDPDMPHLLTPTAAQLDDCGWVANRWCELLPVPLELKQRLMELDNPLVRLELVGDVLERTGIAPQ, encoded by the coding sequence ATGACCCCACCCCTTACCTTGTCGTCTCTGCCGCTTTTCCCCCTGGGCTCCGTTCTGTTCCCTGACGGAGTGCTGGCACTGCGGGTATTTGAGGTGCGTTACCTGGACATGGTGCGCAAGTGCCACCAGGCTGGAGCCCCCTTCGGCGTGGTCGCCCTCACGCACGGCCAGGAAGTGCGCCAGGCCGGCGCTCCGGAGGAACGTTTCAATGACGTCGGCACCCTGGCCGTGATCGAGCAGATCGACACCCCCCAGCCTGGTCTGATCACGCTGTTGTGCCGAGGCAGCCAGCGCTTCCGTATCACCCAGCGCCACTACCTGCCACACGGCCTGTGGATTGCCGATGTAGGCCACATCGAAAAAGATCTGCCGATACCGGTTCCTGACGATCTCAAGAAGGCATCCACCGCTTTGGCGCAGGTTTTGCACACACTGCAATTGCGCGACCCGGACATGCCCCACCTGCTGACCCCCACTGCGGCGCAACTGGATGATTGCGGCTGGGTGGCGAACCGATGGTGCGAACTACTGCCTGTGCCGCTGGAGCTGAAACAACGGCTGATGGAGCTGGACAATCCGCTGGTGCGCTTGGAGTTGGTGGGGGATGTGTTGGAGCGGACAGGGATAGCGCCCCAGTAA
- a CDS encoding YggT family protein yields the protein MLYQIASFLLDVVGGLLTGACLLRLYMQWQRVPFSNPVGGLVFALTDWLIMPLRRVIPPVGRWDVSSLVAAMLVQLVQYALLTLLLGAGSAWAWLPWLALFGLLRVAVSGLIGLLIVYAVLSWIQGGRSPLADVIARLCEPVLRPFRRVIPLMGGFDLSPLVALVVLQVAMIVLGHLQASVMR from the coding sequence ATGCTCTATCAGATCGCCTCTTTCCTGCTTGATGTTGTTGGCGGCTTGCTGACCGGGGCCTGCCTCTTGCGGCTGTACATGCAGTGGCAACGGGTGCCGTTTTCCAACCCCGTCGGTGGGTTGGTGTTTGCGTTGACCGACTGGTTGATCATGCCGCTGCGCCGGGTGATACCTCCCGTGGGGCGTTGGGATGTGTCCAGCCTGGTGGCAGCGATGCTGGTCCAGCTGGTGCAGTACGCGTTGTTGACGTTGCTGCTGGGAGCTGGCTCGGCGTGGGCATGGTTACCCTGGCTGGCCTTGTTCGGGCTGCTGCGCGTGGCGGTCTCGGGGCTGATCGGCCTGTTGATCGTCTATGCGGTCCTGTCCTGGATACAAGGCGGTCGTTCGCCCCTGGCCGATGTGATTGCGCGCTTGTGCGAGCCAGTGTTGCGACCATTTCGCCGGGTGATTCCGCTGATGGGTGGCTTTGATCTGTCACCCTTGGTGGCGCTGGTGGTGCTGCAGGTCGCGATGATCGTTTTGGGCCATTTGCAGGCCAGTGTGATGCGTTGA
- the accD gene encoding acetyl-CoA carboxylase, carboxyltransferase subunit beta, whose protein sequence is MSWLEKLLPAKIQQTDPTERRQVPEGLWIKCPSCETVLYKADLEQNQNVCPHCSHHHRIGARARLDAFLDAEGRYEIGQEVLPVDALKFKDSRKYPERLKEALENTGETDALIVMGGAVKSINVVAACFEFDFMGGSMGSVVGERFVRGVETAIEQKVPFICFTATGGARMQEGLLSLMQMAKTNAALTRLAKKGLPYISVLTDPTMGGVSAGFAFVGDIVIAEPKALIGFAGPRVIESTVRVTLPEGFQRAEFLQTKGAVDFICDRRELRNTVASSLAMLQRLPADAVM, encoded by the coding sequence ATGTCCTGGCTCGAGAAACTTCTGCCCGCCAAAATCCAGCAAACCGACCCCACCGAGCGCCGCCAGGTGCCCGAAGGCCTGTGGATCAAGTGCCCGAGCTGCGAAACGGTGCTCTACAAGGCCGATCTGGAACAGAACCAGAACGTCTGCCCCCACTGCAGCCACCACCACCGCATCGGCGCCCGTGCGCGCCTGGATGCGTTTCTGGACGCCGAAGGCCGCTATGAAATCGGCCAGGAAGTGCTGCCCGTGGACGCCCTCAAGTTCAAGGACAGCCGCAAGTACCCCGAGCGCCTGAAGGAAGCCCTGGAGAACACCGGCGAGACCGACGCCCTCATCGTGATGGGCGGTGCCGTCAAGAGCATCAACGTGGTCGCCGCCTGCTTCGAGTTCGACTTCATGGGCGGCTCCATGGGGTCCGTGGTGGGCGAGCGCTTCGTGCGCGGCGTGGAAACCGCCATCGAGCAAAAAGTACCCTTCATCTGCTTCACCGCCACCGGCGGCGCGCGCATGCAAGAAGGCCTGCTGTCGCTCATGCAGATGGCCAAGACCAACGCGGCCCTCACCCGCCTGGCCAAGAAGGGCCTGCCCTACATCAGCGTGCTGACCGACCCGACCATGGGCGGCGTGAGCGCTGGCTTTGCCTTTGTGGGCGACATCGTGATTGCCGAGCCCAAGGCCCTGATTGGCTTTGCCGGCCCCCGAGTGATCGAATCCACCGTGCGTGTGACCCTGCCCGAGGGCTTTCAGCGCGCCGAATTCCTGCAGACCAAGGGCGCCGTGGACTTCATCTGCGACCGCCGTGAACTGCGCAACACCGTGGCCAGCAGCTTGGCCATGCTGCAGCGACTGCCCGCCGATGCGGTGATGTGA
- the trpA gene encoding tryptophan synthase subunit alpha: MSRIASTFSALQAQGRKALIPYVTAGFPFADITPALMHGMVEAGADVIELGVPFSDPMADGPVIQKAGEKALSLGIGMVQVLDHVREFRKRNNTTPVVLMGYANPVERYDQKHGDAAFVRDSAAAGVDGVLIVDYPPEECEAFAASLRAHDMDLIFLLAPTSTDERMAQVARVASGYVYYVSLKGVTGSGALDTAAVEQMLPRIRQHVTIPVGVGFGIRDAATAQAIGKVADAVVIGSRIIQLIEDQEHAKVVPLTIDFLRGIRKALDA; this comes from the coding sequence ATGAGCCGTATCGCATCCACCTTCTCTGCCCTGCAGGCGCAGGGCCGTAAGGCGCTGATTCCTTATGTGACCGCCGGTTTCCCGTTCGCTGACATCACCCCCGCGCTCATGCATGGCATGGTCGAGGCCGGTGCCGACGTGATTGAGCTGGGCGTGCCATTTTCCGACCCCATGGCCGATGGCCCGGTGATCCAGAAAGCGGGCGAAAAGGCCCTCAGCCTGGGCATTGGCATGGTTCAAGTGCTGGACCATGTGCGCGAGTTCCGCAAGCGCAACAACACCACGCCCGTGGTGCTGATGGGCTATGCCAACCCCGTGGAACGCTACGACCAGAAGCACGGTGACGCCGCGTTTGTGCGCGACTCCGCGGCAGCGGGCGTGGACGGCGTGCTCATCGTGGACTATCCGCCCGAAGAATGCGAAGCCTTTGCTGCTAGCCTGCGCGCGCATGACATGGACCTGATCTTCCTGCTGGCTCCCACCAGCACGGACGAGCGCATGGCCCAGGTAGCGCGTGTGGCCAGCGGCTATGTGTACTACGTGTCGCTCAAGGGCGTGACCGGCTCAGGCGCGCTGGACACGGCGGCCGTGGAGCAGATGCTGCCCCGCATCCGACAGCATGTGACCATTCCCGTGGGTGTGGGCTTCGGCATCCGCGACGCAGCCACCGCCCAGGCCATCGGCAAGGTGGCCGACGCCGTGGTCATCGGCAGCCGCATCATCCAGTTGATTGAAGACCAGGAGCACGCCAAGGTGGTGCCCCTGACCATCGACTTCCTGCGCGGCATCCGCAAGGCCCTGGACGCCTAG